The Elstera cyanobacteriorum genomic interval GTAAGCGCGAATTTCTCAGCACCTTTTGAATTCATCGTGTTTTGGCATGATGTGTCCACTTAACGGAGGTGGACACCAGGTGATTGAGGACGATGAACGGAAACTGCTGGTTAGGCGGATTTTTAGCAATGGCCGCCGTCGGTACGATGCGGCGTCGAAAGAGCGTCTCGTTGCGGCCTGCCTGGAGGCTGGCGTGTCGGTATCGCGCCTTGCGCTTGAGCATGGGGTCAATGCCAACCTTCTTCGGAAGTGGATAAAGACGGCCAAGGAAGCCGGTACTCTGCGAGCCCCTGCGCGGTCGGCGTTCATTCCGGTTCAAGTCAGCGCTGCCAGTCATTTGGTAGAGGGGCCTGCCCTGCGCGGGGAAGCGCGGCAGTCGAAGTCGCTGCCCCTTTCGACCAAGGTGAGCGCGTGCCTGCCGAACGGCGTGACGCTTT includes:
- the tnpA gene encoding IS66-like element accessory protein TnpA, which gives rise to MIEDDERKLLVRRIFSNGRRRYDAASKERLVAACLEAGVSVSRLALEHGVNANLLRKWIKTAKEAGTLRAPARSAFIPVQVSAASHLVEGPALRGEARQSKSLPLSTKVSACLPNGVTLSLECGDVEALTAIIGALGHVQTER